The Rattus norvegicus strain BN/NHsdMcwi chromosome 2, GRCr8, whole genome shotgun sequence nucleotide sequence TCAAGACTGGAGATCCATCACCTTAATGGGGCCCGTCGGTGTCGCAGAGCGGTTAGCAGGAATGAGAACTCTGTTTCAGGAGTCCTCTAACTTGTTCACTTTGTATGCTGCTACCGACAAGCAAAATGCTCTGTGCTGGACACCACAGACTGCTTTGTAAAACTGCTCTGTTTGGAGCCACTGTGCCACATATTCGACCTTGGAGAATGGCCTCCCGATTGCCCCCACAGAGGTAGATATCATCCCTTCACAACCTGAGATGCTTCTTGTCTCCCAACACCACTATCCTGACTTCCCTTCCACAGCCCCCTAATACATAACTCTTCCAGTACAAAACTCACAAAGGGAAGCAACAACCAGTCGTTGCTGGTGGTGAAGTATTTATTTTATCCGTCTTTGCATGGGGATCCCGATGTTCAACATGGGCGAAACCAGGGATCCACAATCAACTAAAAACTAATGATACCATTTTTGGCAAAGGATCCACCATTTGCTGACGCACACACTTCTGGGTACCCCCTATATTAGACGCACTTTGCACTTCGTTTTTAAGAGGATGTAAACTAGAACCACCCAAGAAGACTCACACCTTGACCAGGTTCGTCCAGCCAACCTGCTCTAAGGAAGCGTATTAAAAACCGCTAGGTATTCACCTTCTGGTCTGGCAGTAGTGGATTGCTCTGAAGTGAGTTCAAATGGCCGTTGATGAGAGCTGTGGGTCTATCATGTTCACAAAATAAACTGCCATTGATGTAGTGAAACCGATCTCCCGGGACTAGGCGATTCCGGCAGGTAGAGCATGTAAAACACTGAGGAGGGAAAGAGACCCATTGACATCAAAAACACAGCAACTTTATCAGCAGCTTTTAAGCAAGTGTCTGTCGAGAACAACAAGATTCAGGCTTTGGTGTTTTACTTTCCTTGACCCGATCCCAGAGCTTAGCCCAATCACATTCTACTGGACAGtctacaagaaggaaagagaggacacAACTGTGTGCAAGGGggaagtgtgtctgtgtgtgccaggGCAACCAGTTATCTGACACTGTGTCCATCCACAGCTTCTGGTGTCTGTGACTTGAAGACAGGACTGGTACCAAAGAGGAGAAATGTTCTACCGCCCCGTAAGAATGTTGTGGTGTTTTAAAGAGACACAAATGCTACCTTGAGATGATACACGTTGCCTTGAGCCCTCATGACGAGTTCACTCGCAGGAATCGACTGTCCACAGGCACTGCAGGCACCACTGTTCCCAAATAACCTGCAGCAGAGAATGATGGGATGGTTGGCACGAGTAAGTAATCTTGATCctaagaagaggaagggaaagacaggcCCAGCCAGCCTTTGGCCATCCCTTCGGGAATATTATTCCAACAGAAGACGAACCCTCAGAACTCCAACGCcacattttttttggggggggtggtgaTTTATATAATCTTTTTTGGGGGAAAGTCTGCTAACTTCTGCCTTCAGCAGAGGAAGAGGTCACCCCAGAGTTAATCAAAATATTGACTTCTACCTCTGGCCAAATACAAAACAATCCTGTTCTACACACATTTTATCAGATTACTGGGTTCGTcctaagaaagagagagagagagagagagaagatacaaTTCATGACCAGGGTTTAAATGCATTGTGTCCTTGAAATTATATGAAGAACTCTTTTGTACTTTAATCATATCTTGAGAGATGAGTCATCAAAAGGGTTAAGAGGATTTGATTGTATATCTAAGAAGACATCATGCTCGGCGGATTGGAACTCAGTAAACCTCCATCAGTGCAGACTTTCCATTAGAAGGTTTCTGCTATCCAGGTTGATATATAATGTGTATGGGTTAACCTTTTCAATCACGGTGTCAACACTTAAGATTTGCCTCTGCTCATCTCTTtcaaccttctctctctctcttgataaTGAAATGCTTGCTCCAACTTCCCTCTATCTGCTCCTGAGTCCACAATTTAGATTACTTCATCTCTGCTAGCAACAAACTGAATGAAATTTCGATTTGAGCAGAAAGTAATTTACCGGGATCTGGACCCATTTGTCATCATATCTCTCTGGGTGTTTGCTGTATCACTGCAGTTTTCCTATGCAATCAAATGAGACCACAACATCTGccgtgggggaggagggggagaagggaaaggcTGCAGAGGAGGGGATGCTCAAGGAAGTGCGGCCGGCGCAGAGAGGAAAAAGCACAGGCCATTTCCTAGACCCTTCTAGGCAcaaggaaatattttaatgacTGCTGAACTTTGGATTTTATGGAATCAGTAGACCTGAGCTGGATGGCTTTATTTGCTTTTAAGCTTCCCTCTTTAATatccacaaatatttattaaacagaCCAAAATGATCTCACACTGAAAGGTTGGTATCCGCAACAAGGGAACAGGGTGAGGGGAGGCATTCTCCAACGAGGCAACACGAAAATAATGGGACTTCCAAATTAATACACTGGTGtcataataattattaatatttgcATTTCCCCCTTGTCTAAATAAAGTCATAAAATGCAGTTTGTGTCAAACTGGCAGACGTGTTCCTATAGAACCGCCGTGATCTGAGTGATTGCCGCATGCCtctatataaaaataattgctttgagttttctGAATCTGGTCTTGCAGAAGAGGCTTGTCATGTTCAAACTACTAATTTGCTGTCGCCACTTTATTGAAAATAGCCTGTAAGTTGTTATTAAATGTATCGACTGAACGACAGGGAGAGTAGTAAAACTGCCCCTTAAGATGGCTTTTAATAGGAAGCCCGAGAAACAAATTTTGCAGCAGCATCGATTTGAAGAGTTCAATCAAAACTCCATTTCAAAACTAATTAGTCTGAGATCCACGACACATTGACACGTTCTCGCAGAATCAGAACAGTTACAGAAGGAAAGCTGAAATAATACACATTGTCAGGACCTCTAGCCACAGGACTGCAGTGAGTGGGAGCCCCCGGCctgcaggctgcaggctgcagACTAATGCAGGGCCACTTCAGGAACATTGATGAAGACCTCCTGGTGCCTCCCTACAGCAACAATGCTGCCCTGCAGGGATTCTCAGAAAAAGAGGGTGGCCCAAGCATCATCAGGGCCTTGGGGAGAGCGTTCCTGGACAACAGCTCCTGGGTCCAGTCTCCAAGAGGGACATTAAATTCAGGCGATTTGGGGGAGACTCAAGCTAAAAATCTGCCATGTGGCCAAACACATACATGCTGAGGAAGGGAGAAGCTGGCCAAACACATACATGCTGAGGAAGGGAGAAGCTGGCCAAACACATACATGCTGAGGAAGGGAGAAGCTGGCagagtgggaggggttggggagggtggGGGCAGAATCCTACCACAGCTAAGAATCAAATATCCTCTTACGACACCCCAGAAGTATTTTTAATGGATAAGAGTCTATAATTACGGTTGCCACTGCCAACAGGTACACTGCGACACCACTCCGTCTCAAAAATACCCTTTCACAGTACCGGGCTGATTATCCAGCTTAGgtgttcatttatttaacaaTTCACTCTGAGTAAAGTCAGTTGTATGTCTTCAGCATCTGAGTGTACTTTAACAATCAGGGCAGCCGCAtggaagccaaaaaaaaaaaaaaaaaaaaaaaaccacctcgAAGCGTGTCTCTATTTTCCACAGCATGGCTTTCAGAACCTGTCACAGAACAATCAGTCATAAAATCGTGGGATTCCTAAAGTGTCAAAAATTACCAAGTTTGAAAATGACCAAGACCTACCCCCTGGCCGACGGCTTGCTACCCAACAGTGTATTAATGGAGTCCCTATCCTTCCGAGTCAACAGCTTTGAAGCTGCTTCAGAGACAGCAGAACTCATGGGTCTTATACACATTCTAATCTCTTATCAGATGAAGACGACCATTAGAattctatcctttttttttccccctgaaaagttgtccttttttttttcctcgtgCGTTGCAGAGTTAATTATCTAACCAGGGGGACTGTCCAGGACAGTGTTTGATTTAAAAGGCTCGAGGCTTTAGGTGCTCAATTAAGTAGCTATCGGTCTCAGACTGAACTATAATGGGCTCTTTTCTCTTTAACTCAAGCAACCGGGAGATATACCCCAGGTCAGGCTAATTAAAGCCAGGGGAGTCTTTAATTGTGATGACAGAATTGGTTTCAGTTTCCTTTCTTTGGGTCCTCGGTCCAAGAAGGTCGTTAATATTTCAGCATTTGGGCAGTGCAATCAATCACAAACATCAAGAGGTCCTTTACAGGGGGAAAGGGAAAAGATGGGGAGAAATCCCGCTTCTAAGGTGTCTCGCTTCTTCCTATCTGATGGCTGCGAGGTAGTGGCGAGCCTTGTCTGCAGGGCTCAGCTCCAAATCTCCTTGCTGCCATGAAAAAGGATGGAGAAacaaactgtattttttttttttttgagtttaacATTAATGCTTAGCGTCTTCCGGTAACTTCGATGGCCAATAGGTGGGCTTATTTTCAACTGCATTATTACTTCAAGCAAAATACATGCTCTATGGAGCGCTACCTGGCTGTGTTTTCTGAACTGCTTTCCGGCACTAGAGAGTTACATTTCCCAGAGTGTGCCTGAAAGGTACACATTTGTACCTGCAAGTAAATATCAGCAACCTATCTGAGGAGAAAAATGTACATCCACGGCTACTGATCTAGAAGCAATTGGTTTTCCAGCAGGATCCTATATTTAATCTAAATTCTGCACCAGCTATATTAAATGTAACAAAGAAATGCAACCCAGAAATTATGCCCGGAGCCAAGTCCATTAAAGGTACTTCAGAATAACTAGAGCCCAAGCACCTTAAAAGCACCAGAAGCTATTTATAcctaagggggggggggctgtgcaTAATCGCAACCACTGCAttagagaggggagggagggaaaaaaaaatcagccaaatTACGCTTGGTTAATTCAGAGTAACAGATCTGCCCCCAAGTGAATTGGAGGCCTTGAATTAATTCTGTTATGACAAATCAAGATAAACGTTCCCCCTAAATTGCATGcgatttaattaatttttgagatcctgggtttttttttttcctagctaaTAGTTCACATGCTCCTGTGCTGTCATTGTGCTTGAGTGGGCAGACTTCAAAGTGATATTAAATAACCAACTATTAGATTTACCTAGCACGTCCTATTGGAAAAGTGCCATTTAATTACCTAGCCTGTTCAATTAAAGGGACAGCATTCTCTGAATATAGCAGCTTGCTGTTGATTACCAGGGAAATGAACTCTCTGCCTGGCGGCTTCTCCTTGCCTAACGCGAatcccctccccaaacacaccACACCCTCCACCTCCGGCCACCCTCAAACCCCTTGCCGGGGCCcggagctcagctcagctcactgCGGCTGCCTGCGGACGCCACGTGAACCGCCGGAGCGGAGCCGCGGACACCAGCGCCACCGCGCCGGCTCCTGCCCTGCGCTCGCCCCCTCGCGGCCCTGCACAGTGGATATGGCCCGCCACCCACCCACTTTCCAGCTCCGACCGGAGCCCCACCCGACGGCGTCCGAACTTCCTCCTCTGGCCGCACTTTCCGCGCCAGTCAGCCCGAAGTAGGGGTAAAGAAAAGCGTGTTGGAGAAAAGAACCGGAGTTTGCAAAAGCTACTACTCGTTGGCTCTTGGGTGGAGCTGAGGGGTCGGGAGTCGCGGAAGGGAGGGGGCGGCTGTAAGGTTGTTCCCCGACTTCTGGGAGGTGGAGGGGTCAGGCAGACGTGGGTCCCTTTAAGatccaccctccccctcctctctacaCCCtgcttccagcctttccctccctctcttagaGGCCAATTTTgttaattaaatgttttgtttgcGACGAAGCTCTCATTCATTGCGGACACGTCATTCGGAGTAGATCTAAGCCAGAGACCAGATCTCATTAGATAAAGCCCATCAGAACTAAGAAAATGGAGGAGCCACTAATTAAAGCTTTTAATTGTGCAGATTCGCTGCAGCAAGGCCTCAGCTTTATCTGAGAtcttggaggagaggaggcagaagccCAGCTCTGCCCAATCGACACTTGGCCacggagagggggagggaatgggggctggAAATGGGGGAAAACaccaccctctccttcccctcagcTTTTTAGCCAGATTttggttgtttaaaaaaaaaaccgcaacaaaacaaaacccctcaaAGTCAGACAGTGTAAACGCCCCTTAATATAACTGCAGGGTGGCCCCAGCTAAGCAAAGGGGTCATCTTCACCTGAGGACCGGCAAAGGGATCACTCAATCCTCAAGCTCTAAAGAACCGAAGGCTCCCCAACAAGTGGGTTTGGGGGCGTCTGAGATATGTGGGAAGAAAAGACTGCCAACACATTCTTCATCTTCCCAGGGTTTGGTTCCCTTAAGTGGCAGAGAGAACAGCATGACTTCAGGTATCTATGGGGCTGGATAGGAAGCTGGGCTTGGCCGGCCCCTCTGATCACAGTGTGATCCATGATCTATTTGGCACTGATCTAGAATTTGTCTCTCCCGGGCAGACAAGTTTCTCAGAATGGCATCCAGTTTTAGAACAAGGCTAATTCCAGTCCACAAGTTCAGGGGCAAAAGGAAGCAAGACTCCAAGATTACCTAAGGGCTAGGGCTGAGTGAACACGCTCTACTAGACCCCACGAAAACACCAAGAGAACATTTATTATTTGCCCCCCTTCCCCCCCAAGAATAAGGAAAGAATGGACTTCATTCTCAGAAAGCCACTTGCCTAAACTTGTACCATGGGAATCCAAGTGGACCCATCTCCTGTTAATTAGTGGTAATCAGAAGTGAAGATAGGCTCTTTTCCCTTTGAAGACACTTGAAGAGGTGAGGCTGCACCATTCACCAAATCTTAACCACACGGTCAATTTTTCCACTTCAAACCACCATCCTTTCttagcacacttttttttttttttttttttttggtctccaCTTAATTACGACACTGTCAAAGCTCACGGCATTGCTTGGGAAGAGAACCAGAAAGCATTACACCCAAGCTCCTGCTGGTTTTTCCCAACATTGACTTCTAAAAGAACACTTAGGGGAATTACTGCAGCCACAttaatttaaacagaaagagTCCTCTCGCCCCCGTGCTTCCTGGCTGACTGAAGATGCCCGAAGAGTGGGTACAGGTTGCGATATCAGAGTCGACAAACCTCACCTCGCTCTGATACCACGGGAGGCAAACACACTCATACCCAGCTCCAAACTGCAGCAACAGCCACAGATAATGTCAACCACATCAGGGCTAAACTTTGAATAAAATATCCCAGCGGATGATTTACCAGCTCTATGAAGCCAGAAATGGATTTAATACTTATCACCCTACAAAGGTTCAGAATGGAGAGTTAAAtagaaggaaatattttaaagcatttctttctctagaggtattggggtgtgtgtgtgtgtgtggttttttttttttttttttaattactggaTGTTGAAACAGAACACCTCCTAGAAGCATTCATGTGCGTCAGTCTATCAAACCATTTACTTAAATTAAATGTGTAATCCTTCAAATGCCTCCTTTCAAATTAATGAGTTTAAGTAGCTTGAGTTCACCTGAAAAGATCCTATAGGCACCTGACCTCCTGAATTCTTTCCCTTAGCTGCCCTGAAGCCTGTTGGAAAAGACTGCTTACAAGGACATATGACTGCTCCATACATCGCTTTAAAATGCTCGATTAGCATAATCCTATCCTCGCTTTTGGGGATCAAGGGCAGCGCTACAAATGGCAACCTCAATATTCTTCAAGGGGGGGGAAACCCCCACAAATTCTCCAACAAAAGCCAGACACCAACAGCAAGCACGCCGAGCCTCTCCAGCGAATCTATGAAGAAAAACACTACTAGTTctcgtttttattttattattattattattattattattgttgttgttgttacttatAAAAAGAATTACAAGTCTTTAAACCGATGGGTAATCAGTGTTTCTCACAAGGAGCACTAAGAATGAGTCACAGCActctgctcaaaaaaaaaaaaaaagttgaaaagtGCTTACGTAAATATCTTAATTAGCCATCGCTAGAGATGAATAATTTCTCACTAActgcacttttatttttaagtaaaccTTTTGTCTCTGGGTGTCTGTGTGAGTCTCTGCCTACCTGGGAGAAAGCACCTGAACATTTTAGATACGATTACTTTTAACTTGAACCCCAAGCTGAGGCCACACTTAGAATTTAATCCAAGGGGTGTTCAACCTTGTATACCAGACCCGAGTTTTTAACTTTAGTTTGGCATCAAATACTGTAAAATTAACACATGCTTTCTTGAGTCCCTTAAATGCTGCCAATTagagagtttttgttttttaagtgaaGTCTGTCACGCATTCCCACAGATGTCTGCTCCTTCCTTAAACCCCTGGTAACCCCTGGCCTTGCTCCTGCTGGGCTCACCCATCTGGCTGAAAGGCAGCCAACTTACCTAATGTAGTCATTTCTGCAAAGGATCATGCCGCTCTTGGTGTAACAGGACGTGCCGATGTCGCCCAGCTGCGCCTGGCAGCAGGAGCACTTGAGGCAGCGGCTGTGCCAGTAGCTGTCCATGGCATAGAGCAGAAAGCGGTCCGCAATCTTGCCCCCGCAGCCTGCGCAGCGCTTCCAGGAGAGGGAGCCGGCCGTCACCGGGGGCGGCTGCGAGCTGCTGCCCGGATTCACCATGgtctggggagagagaaagacaaaacggGCGATGCAAAAGTTAGAAGTCGATCGCTGGGCGCCTGAAGCCAGCGcgctcccctcctccctccccggAGTGGCtgcaggagaagcagcagcagggcCAGGGCGGGAAGGAGGCCGGtcggagagaagggaaagagggagg carries:
- the Lmo4 gene encoding LIM domain transcription factor LMO4 isoform X1; this translates as MVNPGSSSQPPPVTAGSLSWKRCAGCGGKIADRFLLYAMDSYWHSRCLKCSCCQAQLGDIGTSCYTKSGMILCRNDYIRLFGNSGACSACGQSIPASELVMRAQGNVYHLKCFTCSTCRNRLVPGDRFHYINGSLFCEHDRPTALINGHLNSLQSNPLLPDQKVNT
- the Lmo4 gene encoding LIM domain transcription factor LMO4, whose amino-acid sequence is MVNPGSSSQPPPVTAGSLSWKRCAGCGGKIADRFLLYAMDSYWHSRCLKCSCCQAQLGDIGTSCYTKSGMILCRNDYIRLFGNSGACSACGQSIPASELVMRAQGNVYHLKCFTCSTCRNRLVPGDRFHYINGSLFCEHDRPTALINGHLNSLQSNPLLPDQKVC